A part of Desulfobacter sp. genomic DNA contains:
- a CDS encoding pyruvate carboxylase subunit B: MSEHNEVKMVEMNYAADRPKAANPLKIEDLSLRDGHQSLFATRGRTEDMIPVAEQMDEVGFWAVEVWGGATFDTMHRFLGEDPWERLRTLKRYFKKTPFSMLLRGQNLVGYRNYADDVAKLFVKKTVDNGLEVFRTFDALNDYRNFETVVPVIKECGAHFQGCICYTLTEPRLGGDVYNLEYYVKKAQELEAMGADSICIKDMAGLMSPYDAYDLVKALKAKVKPLIHLHSHFTSGMSPMTHFKAVEAGVDIIDTCMSPYAYRTSHAALEPLVMSLLGTNRDTGFDIKRLAAINDTLEKDVMPKYKHLLDDTKVSMIDINVLLHQTPGGMLSNLVNQLREMDALDKIDAVYKELPRVRKELGQIPLVTPTSQIVGTQTVNNVLFDTDDERYKMITAQVKDLCYGLYGKTSVPIDADVQKKALKGYDRGEEPITCRPAEVLEPELEKAREQIGDLAMDDEDLVLYTLFPVTGKKYLMQKYGKEQVPDSLRPITLDDVKKQDEIIKKAKAGKLIEPQGDMPEKSEFARTFNVFVEGEYFEVGVDEVGGSPVITYAALAAEVPAAPAAPAAPVAPAPPAAPAAPAAPAAPAPAPKAEAPKPAPAAASGAGTPVKAPMPGMVIKYEKNVGDTVNEGDTVVVIEAMKMENALPATASGKITAINFSSGDSVAKDDVLATIE; encoded by the coding sequence ATGAGCGAACACAACGAAGTAAAAATGGTTGAGATGAACTACGCCGCAGACCGTCCCAAGGCGGCCAATCCCCTGAAAATCGAAGACCTGTCACTGAGGGACGGGCACCAGTCCCTGTTTGCCACCCGGGGCCGCACCGAGGACATGATCCCCGTGGCCGAGCAGATGGATGAAGTCGGGTTCTGGGCCGTGGAAGTCTGGGGCGGCGCCACCTTTGATACCATGCACAGGTTCCTGGGGGAAGATCCCTGGGAGCGGCTGCGGACCCTGAAACGCTATTTCAAAAAGACCCCCTTTTCCATGCTGCTTCGGGGCCAGAACCTGGTGGGCTACCGGAACTATGCCGATGATGTGGCCAAGCTTTTTGTGAAAAAGACCGTGGACAACGGCCTGGAAGTATTCAGAACCTTTGACGCCCTCAACGATTACCGGAACTTTGAGACCGTGGTGCCCGTGATCAAGGAATGCGGCGCCCATTTCCAGGGCTGCATCTGTTATACTCTGACAGAACCCCGCCTGGGCGGAGATGTATACAACCTGGAATACTACGTGAAAAAAGCCCAGGAACTTGAGGCCATGGGCGCCGACTCCATCTGCATCAAGGATATGGCCGGCCTCATGTCCCCCTACGATGCCTATGACCTGGTCAAGGCCCTGAAGGCCAAGGTAAAACCCCTGATCCACCTGCACTCCCATTTTACCTCCGGCATGTCTCCCATGACCCATTTCAAGGCCGTGGAAGCCGGTGTTGATATCATTGATACCTGCATGAGCCCCTATGCCTACAGGACCTCCCATGCCGCCCTGGAACCCCTGGTCATGAGCCTCCTGGGAACCAACCGGGATACCGGCTTTGACATCAAGCGCCTGGCTGCCATCAACGACACCCTGGAAAAGGATGTCATGCCCAAATACAAACACCTGTTGGACGACACCAAGGTTTCAATGATCGATATCAACGTGCTGCTGCACCAGACCCCGGGCGGCATGCTCTCCAACCTGGTGAATCAGCTCCGTGAAATGGACGCCCTCGATAAGATCGACGCGGTTTACAAGGAGCTGCCCCGGGTCAGAAAGGAACTGGGCCAGATTCCCCTGGTCACCCCCACCAGCCAGATCGTGGGCACCCAGACCGTGAACAACGTGCTCTTTGACACGGATGACGAGCGGTACAAGATGATCACCGCCCAGGTAAAGGATCTGTGTTACGGCCTTTACGGCAAAACCAGCGTACCCATTGATGCGGACGTTCAGAAAAAAGCCCTCAAGGGATATGACCGCGGAGAGGAACCCATCACCTGCCGTCCGGCCGAAGTGCTTGAACCTGAACTGGAAAAGGCCAGGGAACAGATCGGCGATCTGGCCATGGATGATGAGGACCTGGTCCTTTACACCCTCTTTCCTGTCACCGGCAAGAAATATCTCATGCAAAAATACGGCAAGGAACAGGTGCCTGATTCCCTTAGACCCATCACCCTGGACGATGTAAAAAAACAGGATGAGATCATTAAAAAGGCCAAGGCCGGCAAACTCATTGAGCCTCAGGGTGATATGCCTGAAAAAAGCGAGTTTGCCCGGACCTTCAACGTCTTTGTCGAAGGGGAATACTTTGAGGTCGGTGTTGATGAGGTGGGCGGATCTCCTGTGATTACCTATGCCGCTCTGGCCGCTGAAGTGCCTGCCGCACCGGCAGCGCCGGCAGCACCAGTGGCGCCTGCGCCTCCAGCAGCGCCTGCCGCCCCTGCTGCGCCTGCCGCACCGGCTCCGGCGCCTAAAGCAGAGGCCCCTAAACCTGCCCCTGCCGCAGCATCCGGTGCAGGCACCCCGGTGAAAGCCCCCATGCCCGGCATGGTCATCAAATATGAAAAGAATGTGGGCGATACGGTGAACGAAGGCGATACCGTTGTGGTCATTGAAGCCATGAAAATGGAAAACGCCCTGCCGGCAACGGCCAGCGGCAAAATTACCGCCATCAATTTCAGCTCCGGCGATTCCGTTGCCAAGGACGATGTCCTTGCAACCATAGAATAA
- a CDS encoding zinc ribbon domain-containing protein, translating to MAFETKEELLEKYIKMEKPVCPDCNQEMTLWEVPPINFSDGLGWQTPYLFVCFNDECSSYKGGWEHLMDTMEAPASYRCYCEPGAKNFEYMPVFSPIGATGSKLDDAALIQQEAQKELMKQTFSLLTDYYINKDWDEILKICLDPNIPPKARLKAVDMVGELGGPEATENLLNHNFPTPVLKEAVAKAVDQLHERHFTRECPYCAEIIKKRAKVCKHCNKEVSRA from the coding sequence ATGGCGTTTGAAACCAAAGAAGAACTTCTGGAAAAATATATTAAAATGGAAAAGCCGGTCTGCCCCGACTGCAATCAGGAGATGACCCTCTGGGAAGTCCCTCCCATCAATTTTTCCGATGGATTGGGATGGCAGACCCCCTATCTGTTTGTCTGCTTTAACGATGAGTGTTCATCCTATAAAGGGGGCTGGGAACATCTCATGGATACCATGGAAGCACCTGCTTCCTACCGGTGTTATTGTGAGCCCGGCGCCAAAAATTTTGAATACATGCCTGTTTTCAGTCCCATCGGTGCCACCGGGTCCAAGCTGGATGATGCGGCACTGATTCAGCAGGAAGCGCAGAAAGAGCTGATGAAACAGACCTTTTCTCTGCTCACGGATTATTATATAAACAAGGACTGGGACGAGATTCTCAAGATCTGCCTGGATCCAAATATCCCGCCCAAGGCTCGGCTCAAGGCGGTTGATATGGTCGGCGAACTTGGCGGGCCCGAGGCCACAGAGAACCTGCTCAACCATAATTTCCCCACACCGGTTCTCAAAGAGGCGGTGGCAAAGGCGGTTGACCAGCTCCATGAGCGCCACTTTACACGGGAATGTCCCTATTGCGCCGAAATCATCAAAAAACGGGCAAAGGTCTGCAAGCACTGCAATAAAGAGGTCAGCAGGGCTTAA
- a CDS encoding type I restriction enzyme HsdR N-terminal domain-containing protein: MLDQITDYITGREIDNVGAEASRQIFEKFLVEAKGFAKEEVRVDVPLTVKFKGEDYHSVIDLIVSVDNRPVMAATCVAGSIGSYEREILAGARLVEKYLVPLAVSTDGRDAVVMDTVTGETRGTGLDAIPSRQAAEQLLNATENTPLAPAKREGEMIIYRSFNLEKINK, from the coding sequence ATGCTTGACCAGATCACCGACTACATCACCGGACGCGAAATCGACAATGTGGGCGCAGAAGCCAGCCGCCAGATTTTTGAAAAATTTTTAGTGGAAGCCAAGGGGTTTGCCAAAGAAGAGGTCCGGGTGGATGTCCCCCTGACGGTTAAATTCAAAGGCGAAGACTACCATTCGGTTATAGACCTGATTGTATCGGTGGATAACCGTCCCGTCATGGCCGCAACCTGCGTTGCCGGCTCCATCGGCTCCTATGAGAGGGAAATTTTGGCCGGTGCCCGGCTGGTGGAGAAATACCTTGTCCCCCTTGCCGTTTCCACGGACGGCAGAGATGCGGTTGTCATGGATACCGTCACCGGCGAGACCAGGGGGACTGGCCTTGATGCCATTCCCTCAAGGCAGGCCGCAGAACAACTATTGAACGCCACCGAAAACACCCCTCTGGCTCCGGCCAAACGGGAAGGAGAAATGATTATCTACCGTTCCTTCAACCTCGAAAAAATCAATAAATAA
- a CDS encoding 2,3-bisphosphoglycerate-independent phosphoglycerate mutase, which yields MTSNPSPVNILMILDGWGINPSDKGNAVAAAQTPSLDRLAADFPHCRLNCSGPDVGLPPGTMGNSEVGHMNIGAGRMVPQDFVRINTAIEDKHFFDNPELKGAMEAAVSRDSALHLMGLLSDGGVHSHITHLFALLEMAKAQGVKTLYIHPIMDGRDTSPTSGITFIRQLQDKIKALGLGTIATLTGRYWAMDRDTRWDRVQKAYDLYTRGTGHTQEGLTAEAAMQAAYDRGETDEFIKPVFLGQGEQGVIRDQDVMVFFNFRADRAKEITRAFTETEFKGFNRGIPLALSAFVGMTQYDATFGLPAAFGPQHLDNILGEVLSRNGIPQLRIAETEKYAHVTYFFNGGDEAVFEGEERILIPSPRDVATYDEKPEMSAESVAAAACEQIESGRFQFIVLNFANMDMVGHTGIFDAAVRACETVDRCVEQVVNAIWKTGGTAFITADHGNSEQMLAPDGSPHTAHTLNQVRFILAGHRFKNSGIRDGRLGDIAPTILKATGLDQPAEMTGKSLITTDR from the coding sequence ATGACTTCTAACCCCTCCCCGGTCAATATACTCATGATCCTGGACGGATGGGGGATCAATCCTTCCGATAAAGGCAATGCAGTGGCAGCCGCCCAGACCCCTTCTCTGGACCGGCTGGCAGCCGATTTCCCCCATTGCCGCCTGAACTGTTCCGGCCCGGATGTGGGCCTGCCTCCCGGGACCATGGGGAATTCCGAAGTGGGCCATATGAACATCGGTGCCGGGCGCATGGTGCCCCAGGACTTCGTCCGGATCAATACAGCCATTGAAGACAAGCACTTCTTTGACAACCCGGAACTGAAGGGAGCCATGGAAGCCGCCGTGTCCCGGGACTCGGCCCTCCATCTCATGGGCCTGCTTTCCGACGGCGGTGTCCATTCCCACATCACCCATCTTTTTGCCCTTTTGGAAATGGCCAAGGCCCAGGGGGTAAAAACGCTCTATATCCATCCCATCATGGACGGCCGGGATACCTCCCCCACCTCTGGCATCACCTTTATCCGGCAGCTTCAGGATAAAATCAAGGCCCTCGGCCTGGGCACCATCGCCACACTCACGGGGCGGTACTGGGCCATGGACAGGGACACCCGCTGGGACAGGGTCCAGAAAGCCTATGACCTGTACACCCGGGGAACCGGGCATACCCAGGAAGGCCTGACGGCTGAAGCCGCCATGCAGGCCGCCTACGACAGGGGGGAAACCGATGAATTTATCAAACCGGTATTCCTGGGGCAAGGGGAACAGGGTGTTATCCGGGATCAGGATGTGATGGTCTTCTTCAACTTCCGGGCCGACCGGGCCAAGGAGATCACCCGGGCCTTTACCGAAACGGAATTTAAGGGATTCAACCGGGGAATACCATTGGCCCTCTCCGCCTTTGTCGGTATGACTCAATACGATGCGACCTTCGGCCTGCCTGCGGCCTTTGGCCCACAGCACCTGGATAATATCCTCGGGGAAGTGCTCAGCCGAAATGGCATTCCCCAGCTGCGCATTGCAGAGACTGAAAAATACGCCCATGTCACCTATTTTTTCAACGGAGGCGATGAGGCTGTTTTCGAAGGGGAAGAACGGATTCTCATTCCCTCACCCAGGGATGTGGCCACCTACGATGAAAAACCTGAGATGAGCGCCGAATCCGTCGCCGCCGCCGCCTGCGAACAAATTGAATCCGGCAGGTTTCAATTCATTGTACTCAACTTTGCCAACATGGACATGGTGGGCCATACCGGCATTTTCGACGCGGCTGTCAGGGCCTGCGAAACCGTGGACAGGTGCGTTGAACAGGTGGTAAACGCCATCTGGAAGACCGGCGGCACCGCCTTTATCACCGCAGACCACGGCAACTCGGAACAGATGCTGGCCCCGGACGGCTCTCCGCACACCGCCCATACCCTGAACCAGGTCAGATTTATCCTGGCAGGACACCGGTTCAAGAACAGCGGCATCAGGGACGGCCGGCTCGGAGACATCGCCCCCACCATCCTCAAAGCCACTGGACTGGACCAGCCCGCCGAGATGACAGGAAAAAGCCTGATTACAACAGACCGCTGA
- the rsfS gene encoding ribosome silencing factor has product MTSLTQEYRPYIEAIFGRKPKSVTALHVEDLTSYTDMVVVVEAGSRRQVTSLAEHMIKTLKGNKIKALGAEGVKEGEWALLDYGHIIVHVFESGAKDFYDLEGLWSDAPRVDLEEFGPLAPEEDDEDDDDF; this is encoded by the coding sequence ATGACATCCCTGACCCAGGAATACCGCCCCTATATTGAAGCCATCTTCGGCAGAAAACCCAAAAGCGTCACCGCCCTCCACGTAGAGGACCTCACCTCCTACACGGATATGGTGGTGGTGGTGGAAGCCGGTTCCCGGCGCCAGGTCACCTCCCTGGCCGAACATATGATAAAAACCCTGAAGGGCAATAAGATAAAAGCCCTGGGGGCTGAAGGGGTAAAAGAGGGGGAATGGGCCCTGCTGGACTACGGCCATATCATTGTCCATGTCTTCGAGTCCGGGGCAAAGGATTTTTATGACCTTGAAGGCCTGTGGAGCGATGCCCCCAGGGTGGATTTGGAAGAATTCGGCCCCCTGGCCCCCGAAGAAGATGACGAGGACGACGATGACTTCTAA
- the nadD gene encoding nicotinate (nicotinamide) nucleotide adenylyltransferase: protein MDAGLFGGTFNPLHNGHLDIAQYVKDHCGLDRIFLYPSSVPPHKSQAGLAPARDRMKMVTEAAAPRQGFFASDIELHRRGPSFTIDTIHEFQKAWGKEIRFHLLMGSDAFFDITTWKQNDKIFKTVPIIVMIRGEKRDVAPFASYIDERISKGYKLEEDNIFIHDFLKPIRICNVPRIDISSTQIRNRVKRGESITGLVPEHVETLIRTKDLYR, encoded by the coding sequence ATGGATGCAGGACTTTTTGGAGGGACATTCAATCCGCTTCACAATGGTCATCTTGACATTGCCCAGTATGTAAAAGACCATTGCGGCCTGGACAGAATTTTCCTCTATCCCTCCTCTGTCCCGCCCCATAAATCCCAGGCCGGCCTGGCTCCGGCCCGGGACCGGATGAAAATGGTGACAGAGGCGGCAGCACCGCGGCAGGGATTTTTTGCCTCCGATATTGAGTTGCACCGACGGGGTCCGTCATTTACCATTGACACCATACACGAATTCCAAAAGGCATGGGGCAAGGAGATCAGGTTTCACCTTCTCATGGGCTCCGATGCCTTTTTCGACATCACCACCTGGAAACAGAATGACAAAATTTTCAAAACCGTTCCCATCATTGTCATGATCAGGGGGGAGAAAAGAGATGTCGCACCGTTTGCCTCCTATATTGACGAACGGATTTCAAAAGGCTACAAGTTAGAAGAAGACAATATTTTTATTCATGATTTTTTAAAACCCATCCGCATCTGCAACGTACCCAGGATCGATATTTCCTCCACCCAGATCCGGAACCGGGTTAAGCGGGGAGAGTCCATCACGGGACTGGTCCCGGAACATGTAGAGACACTCATCAGAACAAAGGATTTATACAGATGA
- the obgE gene encoding GTPase ObgE yields MKFVDEAIVTIKSGDGGAGCTSFRRERFIEKGGPDGGDGGDGGNVILRVDPGMRTLFEYRRQKLHKAKNGAPGLGRQKHGRNGAHCYLELPQGTLVSNAETGDSLVDLTDIDSEFIIARGGMGGRGNKRFASATNRAPRYSQPGLPGEELKIRLELKLLADVGLVGLPNAGKSTLISAMSAARPKIADYPFTTLTPTIGMVEAPFGEPFAVADIPGLIEGAHEGIGLGIKFLKHIERTGILVHLIDAGGIDPEDPLVAYTLINNELSMYSDSLAGKTQILVLNKIDLTGTDNRVQAFKAALPDRKILTISAATGEGVRQLVRILAKKLLKEQANSQTEDKKTIQD; encoded by the coding sequence GTGAAATTTGTAGATGAAGCAATTGTCACCATCAAGTCCGGGGACGGCGGTGCCGGATGTACCAGCTTCCGCAGGGAGCGGTTCATTGAAAAAGGCGGACCTGATGGAGGAGATGGCGGCGATGGGGGGAACGTCATTCTCCGGGTAGACCCGGGAATGCGTACCCTGTTTGAGTATCGCCGCCAAAAGCTCCATAAGGCCAAGAACGGAGCACCCGGCCTCGGCCGCCAGAAACACGGCAGAAACGGCGCTCACTGCTATCTTGAACTTCCCCAGGGAACCCTTGTATCCAATGCAGAAACCGGGGATTCCCTTGTAGATCTCACCGATATCGACAGCGAGTTCATCATTGCCCGGGGCGGCATGGGAGGCCGTGGAAACAAACGGTTCGCCAGTGCCACCAACCGGGCGCCGCGGTATTCCCAACCCGGCCTTCCCGGAGAAGAACTGAAGATCCGCCTGGAGCTTAAACTGCTGGCGGATGTCGGCCTTGTGGGCCTGCCCAATGCCGGCAAATCCACATTGATTTCCGCCATGTCCGCCGCACGGCCCAAAATCGCCGACTATCCCTTCACCACACTCACCCCCACCATCGGCATGGTGGAAGCCCCATTCGGCGAACCCTTTGCGGTGGCCGACATTCCGGGGCTTATTGAGGGTGCCCACGAGGGAATCGGGCTGGGGATCAAATTCCTTAAGCACATTGAACGGACCGGTATCCTGGTCCATCTCATCGACGCAGGGGGAATTGACCCCGAAGATCCCCTGGTTGCCTATACCCTCATCAACAATGAATTGTCCATGTACTCCGACAGCCTGGCCGGCAAGACCCAGATTCTGGTCCTGAACAAGATAGACCTCACCGGAACGGACAACCGGGTCCAGGCCTTCAAGGCCGCCCTGCCCGACCGCAAGATCCTGACCATCTCGGCCGCCACCGGCGAAGGGGTAAGACAATTGGTCAGAATACTGGCTAAAAAGCTGCTCAAAGAACAGGCGAACAGCCAAACCGAAGATAAAAAAACAATACAAGATTAG
- the rpmA gene encoding 50S ribosomal protein L27: MSHKKAAGSSKNGRDSNAQRRGVKKFGGEKVTAGNIIIRQCGTKIHPGNNVGMGKDYTIFAKMDGVVTFERKGRDRKKVSVYEA; encoded by the coding sequence ATGTCACATAAGAAAGCAGCAGGCAGTTCCAAGAACGGTCGGGATTCAAACGCGCAGCGGCGCGGTGTTAAAAAATTCGGCGGAGAAAAAGTCACCGCCGGCAACATCATCATCAGACAGTGCGGTACCAAGATCCATCCGGGCAACAATGTGGGTATGGGCAAAGACTATACCATTTTTGCCAAAATGGATGGTGTCGTTACTTTTGAAAGAAAAGGCCGCGACAGAAAAAAAGTCAGCGTTTATGAAGCGTGA
- the rplU gene encoding 50S ribosomal protein L21 has product MYAVIRTGGKQYKVHEDQVLRVEKLEGSEGSEIEFNDILMYSDGETVTLGAPQVENAVVKAHIIEQGKGKKQLVFKYKRRKGYRKMRGHRQHYTEIKIASISA; this is encoded by the coding sequence ATGTACGCAGTAATCAGAACCGGCGGAAAACAATACAAGGTTCATGAAGACCAGGTACTGAGAGTTGAGAAGCTGGAAGGATCCGAAGGGTCTGAGATTGAATTCAACGACATCCTCATGTACTCCGACGGAGAAACCGTTACCCTGGGCGCCCCCCAGGTTGAAAATGCAGTAGTAAAGGCCCACATCATCGAGCAGGGCAAGGGTAAAAAACAACTGGTTTTCAAATACAAACGGCGCAAAGGTTACCGGAAGATGAGAGGCCACAGACAGCATTATACTGAAATCAAGATCGCTTCCATTTCAGCATAA
- a CDS encoding RimK family alpha-L-glutamate ligase, translating into MNIGIMTVNGFDFHPNMRFKEEAAKLGHRIQLIDPYGMGCVLNRAGASVFMGDKAGLPDLVMPRQGAPMGEYGFVLLRHFTAMDIPLVNGIKGVAIARNQFISLQQLSLAGLQVLDCVFVNCRDNFFAAVERLGGFPVVAKQVDGMGGEGVAKLETDEAALAYLDAHFTPRKGLVVQAFLPPKGRTDIRALVIGGRVAGAMALTPAPGQFKANVHQQGRARAMELAGELKQMAVSAARACCLEVAGVDMMVLPGREPVIGEVNYSPGFRGLESATGLNIAGMILDHALSFADKPAGKEGG; encoded by the coding sequence GTGAACATCGGCATCATGACCGTGAACGGCTTTGACTTCCACCCCAATATGAGGTTCAAGGAAGAGGCCGCTAAACTTGGGCACAGGATTCAGCTCATAGATCCCTACGGCATGGGCTGCGTTTTGAACCGTGCCGGCGCCAGTGTGTTTATGGGGGATAAGGCCGGGCTTCCGGATTTGGTTATGCCCAGGCAGGGGGCACCCATGGGCGAATACGGATTTGTGCTGCTGAGGCATTTTACGGCCATGGATATTCCCCTGGTGAACGGTATTAAAGGGGTGGCCATCGCCAGGAACCAGTTTATCAGCCTTCAGCAGCTCTCCCTGGCAGGGCTTCAGGTGCTGGATTGCGTTTTTGTCAATTGCAGGGATAATTTTTTTGCTGCAGTGGAACGGCTGGGGGGCTTCCCCGTTGTGGCCAAGCAGGTGGACGGTATGGGCGGGGAGGGCGTGGCCAAACTTGAGACGGATGAGGCGGCCCTGGCCTATCTGGACGCCCATTTTACCCCCCGGAAAGGGCTGGTGGTTCAGGCGTTTTTGCCCCCCAAGGGACGGACGGATATCCGTGCCCTGGTCATTGGCGGCAGGGTGGCCGGTGCCATGGCCCTGACCCCGGCGCCGGGGCAGTTCAAGGCCAATGTCCACCAGCAGGGCCGTGCCAGGGCCATGGAACTGGCCGGTGAATTAAAGCAGATGGCGGTGTCCGCTGCACGGGCCTGTTGCCTTGAGGTGGCCGGGGTGGACATGATGGTATTGCCCGGGAGGGAACCCGTTATCGGCGAAGTCAACTATTCCCCGGGATTCAGGGGGCTGGAGTCGGCCACGGGCCTGAACATCGCCGGGATGATTCTGGATCATGCCCTTTCTTTTGCAGATAAACCAGCCGGAAAGGAGGGGGGATGA